The Palleronia sp. THAF1 genome window below encodes:
- the rpmF gene encoding 50S ribosomal protein L32 has protein sequence MAVPKSKITKSRRGMRQSHDALVAANPAECPNCGELKRPHHVCGACGHYAEREIIAQADEIDLDDDAA, from the coding sequence ATGGCAGTCCCCAAGAGTAAGATCACCAAGTCGCGCCGCGGTATGCGCCAGTCCCACGACGCCTTGGTTGCGGCCAACCCGGCCGAATGCCCGAACTGTGGCGAGCTGAAGCGCCCGCACCACGTTTGCGGCGCCTGCGGTCACTACGCCGAGCGTGAGATCATCGCGCAGGCCGACGAGATCGATCTCGACGACGACGCAGCGTAA
- a CDS encoding fumarylacetoacetate hydrolase family protein, whose product MALLFDAPTPFVLPVEGRGAYPVRRIFCIGRNYAAHAAEMGNVVDQENPFFFTKSPAHAVHPGDWRYPPGSGDVHHEVELVIAMGGSGVLAAGVGLDMTRRDLQATCKDKRHPWDVAKDFEGAAILAPMRVVDDLDALDIALDVNGEARQSGNTRDLIQPIPAILSYLGALYKLGPGDLVMTGTPSGVGPVVRGDRLTGRIDGLPDLQITVV is encoded by the coding sequence ATGGCCCTTCTGTTCGATGCCCCTACCCCGTTCGTTCTACCGGTCGAGGGGCGCGGCGCCTATCCCGTCCGCCGTATATTCTGCATCGGACGCAACTACGCCGCCCACGCCGCTGAAATGGGCAATGTGGTGGACCAGGAGAACCCCTTCTTCTTCACCAAATCCCCCGCCCACGCCGTGCATCCCGGCGACTGGCGCTACCCGCCCGGATCCGGCGATGTGCATCACGAGGTCGAGTTGGTGATCGCCATGGGCGGCTCTGGCGTACTCGCAGCGGGCGTCGGGCTCGACATGACGCGCCGCGATTTGCAGGCCACCTGCAAGGACAAGCGTCACCCGTGGGACGTGGCAAAAGATTTCGAGGGCGCGGCGATTCTTGCGCCGATGCGCGTGGTGGATGATCTGGATGCGCTGGATATCGCACTCGACGTGAACGGAGAGGCGCGCCAGTCCGGCAACACGCGCGACCTGATCCAACCGATCCCAGCGATTCTGTCGTATCTGGGGGCGCTATACAAACTTGGCCCGGGCGATCTGGTGATGACCGGCACACCATCAGGGGTTGGCCCCGTGGTGCGTGGCGACCGGCTGACAGGGCGGATCGACGGACTGCCGGACTTGCAGATCACGGTCGTCTAA